In a single window of the Streptomyces sp. HUAS ZL42 genome:
- a CDS encoding TetR/AcrR family transcriptional regulator gives MPKPVVPEEKRRRRRPTRSGTVLSERLIVETALRMLREHGSAGLTARRLGLALDCDPSTLYRYFRGMDDLTLAIGDALIGRALDGWEPTGQWRADLHAIGLRIHAAYVAHPQAAQLTASRVTGRANELAADETVLDVLRTAGFPLPDTVRLYHAFIDQTLAFAALDAASLALPRASLRADEDMWRSTYARLPATTHPRIAEAAPLLATRMVTSAYPTALEMLLDSAEARLAALS, from the coding sequence GTGCCGAAGCCGGTCGTACCCGAGGAGAAGCGGCGCCGGCGCCGGCCCACCAGAAGCGGCACCGTGCTGTCCGAGCGGCTGATCGTGGAGACCGCGCTGCGCATGCTGCGCGAACACGGCAGCGCCGGCCTCACGGCTCGGCGCCTGGGGCTGGCCCTCGACTGCGACCCGAGCACGCTCTACCGCTACTTCCGGGGCATGGACGATCTGACGCTCGCCATCGGCGACGCGCTCATCGGGCGGGCCCTTGACGGCTGGGAGCCGACGGGACAGTGGCGGGCCGACCTGCACGCCATCGGGCTGCGCATCCACGCCGCGTACGTCGCCCACCCGCAGGCGGCCCAGCTGACCGCGAGCCGGGTCACCGGCCGCGCGAACGAACTGGCCGCCGACGAGACCGTCCTGGACGTCCTGCGCACGGCCGGTTTCCCGCTGCCGGACACGGTGCGGCTCTACCACGCCTTCATCGACCAGACCCTGGCCTTCGCCGCGCTCGACGCCGCCTCACTCGCCCTGCCGCGCGCGTCCCTGCGCGCCGACGAGGACATGTGGCGCTCCACCTATGCCCGGCTGCCCGCCACCACGCACCCGAGGATCGCCGAAGCCGCACCCCTGCTGGCGACCCGCATGGTCACCAGCGCCTATCCGACGGCCCTCGAGATGCTGCTGGACAGCGCGGAGGCGCGACTGGCGGCATTGAGTTGA
- a CDS encoding LysR family transcriptional regulator ArgP → MDELPLDQVRTLLAVVDEGTFDAAAAALHVTPSAVSQRVKALEQRTGRVLLVRTKPVQPTESGEVVVRFARQLARLERDARAELGMSGAGEPTRVTVAVNADSLATWFLPALTRVPKEPPLCFELHREDEAHTAALLREGLVMAAVTSSPDPVAGCSVRALGTLRYVPAASPDFAARYLGGPLSEALAEAPVMTFDRRDDLQDAFVRRLRRGRGGASPVRHCVPTSEGFLEAVCAGLGWGMVPEVQAGPLLRAGRLVGLAPDRALDVPLYWQQWKLDSPALAVVAEAVAEEAARALGGAH, encoded by the coding sequence ATGGATGAACTTCCGCTCGACCAGGTACGGACCCTGCTCGCGGTGGTCGACGAGGGCACGTTCGACGCCGCCGCCGCCGCGCTGCACGTGACGCCGTCCGCGGTCAGCCAGCGGGTGAAGGCGCTGGAACAGCGCACCGGGCGGGTGCTGCTGGTCCGTACGAAGCCGGTGCAGCCCACCGAGTCGGGCGAGGTCGTCGTCCGCTTCGCACGCCAGCTGGCCCGGCTGGAACGCGACGCCCGGGCCGAACTCGGGATGAGCGGCGCCGGGGAACCGACCCGGGTGACGGTCGCGGTCAACGCCGACTCGCTGGCCACTTGGTTCCTCCCCGCGCTCACCCGTGTCCCGAAGGAGCCACCGCTCTGTTTCGAACTGCACCGCGAGGACGAGGCGCACACCGCGGCGCTCCTGCGGGAGGGGCTGGTGATGGCCGCGGTGACCTCGTCGCCCGACCCGGTGGCCGGGTGCTCGGTACGCGCCCTGGGCACCTTGCGCTACGTCCCCGCCGCGAGCCCGGACTTCGCCGCACGGTATCTCGGCGGACCGCTGAGCGAGGCCCTCGCCGAGGCGCCCGTGATGACCTTCGACCGGCGGGACGACCTGCAGGACGCGTTCGTGCGCAGGCTGCGCCGTGGCCGCGGCGGCGCGAGTCCCGTACGGCACTGCGTCCCCACGTCGGAGGGCTTCCTGGAGGCCGTGTGCGCCGGGCTCGGCTGGGGCATGGTGCCCGAGGTGCAGGCCGGACCGCTGCTGCGTGCGGGGCGTCTCGTCGGCCTCGCCCCGGACCGGGCGCTCGACGTCCCGCTGTACTGGCAGCAGTGGAAGCTGGACTCGCCCGCACTCGCGGTGGTGGCCGAGGCGGTGGCGGAGGAGGCGGCTCGGGCGCTGGGTGGGGCTCACTGA
- a CDS encoding LysE/ArgO family amino acid transporter has product MPQALTAAVAGFGTGLSLIIAIGAQNAFVLRQGIRRDAVLAVVGICALSDALLIALGVGGVGAVVVAWPGALTAVGWIGGAFLLCYGALAARRVLKPAGALHAEGEAAGSRRRAVLTCLAITWLNPHVYLDTVFLLGSIAADRGPLRWTFGLGAALASLCWFAALGFGARLLSRFLARPAAWRVLDGLVAATMIALGGALVAGT; this is encoded by the coding sequence ATGCCCCAAGCCCTCACCGCCGCGGTTGCCGGATTCGGTACCGGCCTCTCGCTCATCATCGCCATCGGCGCCCAGAACGCCTTCGTCCTGCGCCAGGGGATCCGCCGCGACGCGGTCCTCGCCGTCGTCGGCATCTGCGCCCTGTCCGACGCCCTCCTCATCGCCCTCGGAGTGGGCGGTGTCGGCGCGGTGGTGGTGGCGTGGCCGGGGGCGCTGACCGCGGTCGGCTGGATCGGCGGCGCCTTCCTGCTCTGCTACGGCGCCCTCGCCGCCCGTCGGGTCCTCAAGCCCGCGGGCGCCCTCCACGCCGAGGGCGAGGCGGCGGGTTCACGCCGGCGCGCCGTGCTCACCTGCCTGGCCATAACGTGGCTCAATCCGCACGTCTACCTCGACACCGTCTTCCTGCTCGGCTCGATCGCCGCCGACCGCGGCCCGCTGCGCTGGACCTTCGGACTCGGCGCCGCGCTCGCGAGCCTGTGCTGGTTCGCCGCGCTCGGCTTCGGCGCCCGGCTGCTCAGCCGCTTCCTGGCCAGGCCGGCGGCCTGGCGGGTCCTGGACGGCCTGGTCGCCGCCACGATGATCGCCCTGGGCGGGGCCCTCGTCGCCGGAACCTGA
- a CDS encoding MFS transporter has translation MDTSESSTEPQTEAAPGPYKPSRRGWRRWAMDTRPLRRPAYRRLWSSTIVTAVGSQLTAVAVPKQIYDITGSSAWVGYAGFAGLVPMVLFALWGGAVADTVDRRRLLLITNSGIAVTSVLFWLQAASGLDSVGVLIVLLAVQQAFFGLNSPARNASIARLVPEEELPAANALGSTVMQTGLVAGPLLAGALIPVVGLPELYLIDALALCVTVWAVVRLPSLPPLTTTAARRAGIRQIAEGFRYISRHKVLLLSFLADIIAMVFGMPRALFPQLAAQTYASYGEGLALGLLFAAIPIGAVLGGVFSGTFSRARRHGWMVIGAVVAWGAAIAGFGLSRSLWFAVAFLATAGVADMVSMVFRGAILLSAATDEMRGRMQGVFTVVVAGGPRLADVLHGTAGSAFGPRAAVSGGGLLVVALMLGLAAAVPALRRYRV, from the coding sequence GTGGACACGAGCGAGAGCAGCACCGAACCGCAGACCGAGGCCGCGCCGGGACCGTACAAGCCGTCCCGGCGCGGCTGGCGCCGCTGGGCCATGGACACCCGCCCTCTGCGCCGCCCTGCCTACCGCAGGCTGTGGTCGTCGACCATCGTGACGGCGGTCGGCAGCCAGCTCACCGCCGTCGCCGTGCCCAAGCAGATCTACGACATCACCGGCTCCTCCGCCTGGGTCGGCTACGCCGGGTTCGCGGGTCTCGTGCCGATGGTGCTGTTCGCGCTGTGGGGCGGAGCGGTCGCCGACACCGTGGACCGCCGCAGGCTGCTGCTGATCACCAACAGCGGGATCGCGGTCACCTCGGTGCTCTTCTGGCTGCAGGCCGCAAGCGGGCTCGACTCGGTCGGCGTCCTGATCGTGCTGCTCGCCGTGCAGCAGGCGTTCTTCGGCCTCAACTCGCCCGCCCGCAACGCGTCCATCGCCCGCCTGGTTCCCGAGGAGGAACTCCCCGCCGCCAACGCCCTCGGCTCGACCGTCATGCAGACCGGGCTGGTCGCCGGACCGCTGCTCGCCGGGGCCCTCATCCCGGTCGTCGGCCTGCCCGAGCTGTACCTCATCGACGCCCTGGCCCTGTGCGTCACCGTGTGGGCGGTAGTGCGGCTGCCCTCGCTGCCGCCGCTGACCACCACGGCGGCACGCCGCGCCGGGATACGGCAGATCGCGGAGGGCTTCCGCTACATCTCCCGCCACAAGGTGCTGTTGCTGTCCTTCCTCGCCGACATCATCGCCATGGTCTTCGGCATGCCGCGCGCCCTGTTCCCGCAACTCGCCGCGCAGACATACGCGTCGTACGGCGAAGGGCTCGCCCTCGGCCTGCTGTTCGCCGCGATACCCATCGGCGCGGTCCTCGGCGGGGTGTTCTCCGGCACGTTCTCGCGGGCCCGGCGGCACGGCTGGATGGTGATCGGCGCGGTCGTCGCCTGGGGCGCGGCGATCGCGGGGTTCGGGCTGAGCCGCAGCCTGTGGTTCGCGGTGGCGTTCCTGGCCACCGCCGGGGTCGCCGACATGGTGTCCATGGTCTTCCGCGGGGCGATCCTGCTGTCCGCCGCCACCGACGAGATGCGCGGCCGCATGCAGGGCGTCTTCACCGTCGTCGTCGCCGGCGGCCCGCGCCTCGCCGACGTGCTGCACGGCACGGCAGGCTCGGCCTTCGGCCCCCGCGCGGCCGTCTCGGGCGGCGGCCTGCTGGTCGTCGCGCTCATGCTGGGCCTGGCCGCTGCGGTCCCGGCACTGCGCCGCTACCGCGTCTGA
- a CDS encoding cyclic nucleotide-binding domain-containing protein yields the protein MTKATKLLTALPPPQRQRLMALAREVSFPEDTRIFEAGGTADRFWVIRSGAVSLDQRVTSLQKVTVASLGAGDMLGWSWLFPPYQWDFGAEAFSPVRAYEFSAQPVLKLCEEDPALGLSLVRIVAEILAHRLETTRVRLMEQYGVHRRGAL from the coding sequence ATGACCAAAGCGACGAAACTGCTGACCGCCCTTCCCCCGCCCCAGCGTCAGCGCCTGATGGCGCTCGCCCGGGAGGTGTCCTTCCCCGAGGACACCCGCATCTTCGAAGCGGGCGGCACGGCCGACCGCTTCTGGGTCATCCGCTCGGGCGCCGTCTCCCTCGACCAGCGCGTGACGTCGCTCCAGAAGGTGACCGTCGCCAGCCTGGGCGCCGGCGACATGCTCGGCTGGTCCTGGCTGTTCCCGCCGTACCAGTGGGACTTCGGAGCGGAGGCCTTCAGCCCGGTACGCGCCTACGAGTTCAGCGCGCAGCCGGTGCTCAAGCTGTGCGAGGAGGATCCGGCGCTCGGGCTGTCGCTGGTGCGGATCGTGGCCGAGATCCTCGCGCACCGGCTGGAGACGACCCGGGTCAGGCTGATGGAGCAGTACGGGGTCCATCGCCGCGGGGCCCTCTGA
- a CDS encoding aminotransferase class I/II-fold pyridoxal phosphate-dependent enzyme: MAVDHLGAPVLEALSDYRRRGRLSFTPPGHKQARGADSAVREVLGDAVFLGDVLASGGLDDRLTRGRVLERAEELMADAVHAEHTFFTTCGSSLSVKAAMLAVAGPHERLLIGRDSHKSVVSGLILSGIEPVWVEPRWDPERHLAHPPSAEEFERTFAACPDAKGALVTSPTPYGSCAGLRAIAEVCHRRSLPLIVDEAWGAHLPFHPDLPTWAMDAGADICVTSIHKMGSGLEQGSVFHLRGGLVPPELLRMRADLLGTTSPSVLIYAGLDGWRRQMALYGKRIMGAALDLAAEVRAAVEEIDGMHVNGRDDFCGPGLADDFDPLPVVIDISGLGITGYRAADWLREQRGLDTHLADHRRIGAQITHGDDHETTGELLAALKALAQAAPELRPAARVDVPSPADLRLSQARLPRDAFFGPTEDVPVAEAAGRVAAEMITPYPPGIPAVLPGERLTEPVLRYLRTGLAAGMYLPDPSDPELETVRVVAMQPK, translated from the coding sequence ATGGCCGTCGATCACTTGGGAGCACCGGTTCTGGAAGCCCTGTCCGACTACCGGCGCAGGGGGCGCCTGTCGTTCACGCCGCCGGGGCACAAACAGGCCCGCGGCGCGGATTCCGCCGTGCGTGAGGTGCTCGGTGACGCGGTCTTCCTCGGTGACGTCCTGGCGTCGGGCGGTCTCGACGACCGGCTCACCCGGGGAAGGGTCCTGGAGCGGGCCGAGGAGCTGATGGCCGATGCCGTGCACGCCGAGCACACGTTCTTCACCACCTGCGGCAGTTCCCTGTCGGTGAAGGCGGCGATGCTCGCCGTCGCCGGTCCGCACGAGCGGCTGCTGATCGGACGGGACTCCCACAAGTCCGTCGTGTCGGGCCTGATCCTGTCCGGCATCGAGCCGGTCTGGGTCGAGCCGCGGTGGGACCCCGAGCGGCATCTCGCACATCCGCCGTCCGCCGAGGAGTTCGAGCGGACCTTCGCCGCCTGTCCCGACGCGAAGGGCGCACTGGTCACCAGTCCGACGCCGTACGGCAGTTGCGCCGGTCTGCGGGCGATCGCCGAGGTCTGCCACCGGCGCTCGCTGCCGCTGATCGTGGACGAGGCGTGGGGCGCGCATCTGCCGTTCCACCCCGATCTGCCGACCTGGGCGATGGACGCGGGCGCCGACATCTGTGTGACGAGCATCCACAAGATGGGCAGCGGCCTGGAGCAGGGCTCCGTCTTCCACCTGCGCGGCGGACTCGTACCGCCTGAGCTGTTGAGGATGCGGGCCGATCTGCTCGGCACCACCAGCCCGTCGGTGCTGATCTACGCCGGGCTCGACGGCTGGCGCCGCCAGATGGCCCTGTACGGGAAGCGGATCATGGGCGCGGCGCTGGACCTCGCGGCCGAAGTCCGTGCCGCCGTCGAGGAGATCGACGGGATGCACGTCAACGGCCGGGACGACTTCTGCGGGCCGGGGCTGGCCGACGACTTCGATCCGCTGCCGGTCGTCATCGACATCAGCGGGCTGGGGATCACGGGGTACCGGGCCGCCGACTGGCTGCGGGAGCAGCGGGGCCTGGACACCCATCTGGCCGACCACCGCCGCATCGGCGCGCAGATCACGCACGGCGACGACCACGAGACGACCGGCGAACTGCTCGCCGCCCTCAAGGCCCTCGCGCAGGCGGCGCCCGAGCTGCGTCCGGCAGCGCGGGTCGACGTGCCCTCGCCCGCCGATCTGCGCCTGTCGCAGGCCCGCCTGCCCCGTGACGCGTTCTTCGGGCCCACCGAGGACGTACCGGTGGCCGAGGCGGCCGGTCGGGTCGCGGCGGAGATGATCACTCCGTATCCCCCCGGCATCCCGGCCGTGCTCCCCGGCGAGCGCCTGACCGAACCGGTACTGCGGTATCTGCGCACGGGGCTGGCCGCGGGAATGTATCTGCCCGACCCCAGTGACCCCGAGCTGGAGACCGTGCGGGTGGTCGCCATGCAGCCGAAGTGA
- a CDS encoding ATP-binding protein: MRAQDRTRPLSEAVGTDLRERLGPCRPADVRGAVRRVVARRCLRTGSLCDEAALSDALLVASELTTNAILHGGGITAIDVEATMGTGVRVAVSDRSNLPPVLQPAVDAHGRRRTGGRGWPIVCRLSREVRVAELPSGGKRITAVVPVF; this comes from the coding sequence ATGCGTGCCCAGGACCGGACCAGGCCCCTCAGTGAGGCCGTCGGCACAGACCTGCGCGAGAGGCTGGGCCCGTGTCGCCCGGCCGACGTCCGAGGGGCCGTACGGCGTGTGGTGGCCCGCCGGTGCCTGCGCACCGGATCACTCTGCGACGAGGCCGCCCTCTCGGACGCGTTGCTCGTCGCCTCGGAACTGACGACCAACGCGATCCTCCACGGCGGCGGCATCACGGCGATCGACGTCGAGGCCACCATGGGGACCGGCGTGCGCGTCGCCGTCAGCGATCGCAGCAATCTGCCCCCTGTCCTCCAGCCTGCCGTCGACGCCCATGGGCGCCGACGTACCGGGGGCCGCGGATGGCCGATCGTCTGCCGCCTGTCGCGGGAGGTACGGGTGGCGGAACTGCCCTCGGGCGGCAAACGCATCACGGCCGTGGTGCCCGTGTTCTGA
- a CDS encoding IS200/IS605 family accessory protein TnpB-related protein codes for MADLRPIAAPFVALGPSGVAVRTRLGDLTPADEKVLRLVGAHLGSLASKDLKARCTDGLEHSTESWAVRKRDLTAESSSRWAGSITKATHDQWALARRGQAAQLQSLQAGITTIRHRLSLPVGQKGTKRTPGGYSSAHEWFNKARRLHVLEDRLDRVRADREAGRVHVVRGGKRLLGTRNNLDKAQLTEAEWRERWAAGRWFLQADGESGKRFGNETIRITPEGEVSIKLPARLCDLANAKHGRYVLAGTARFPHRGKEWADRVEANRAVAYRIHYDTGRGRWYVDASWQIPPTKTIPLEAALANGVIGVDTNADHLAAWRLDTHGNPAGRPRRFFFDLSQGAQHRDAQVRHALTRLLNWAKTCGVKAIAVEDLDFQTEKTREKHGRKRRFRQLISGMPTGKLRARLTSMADATGIAIIAVDPAYTSKWGAQHWQKPMAGPTRKTTRHDAASIAIGRRAQGHPIRRRTTPPRAHQSDVHGHRTIQADRCAPGREGPRPRIPGPRTRSVPPDAASTRATRTSKTVRGVRSDQVWVQDSLLLTD; via the coding sequence ATGGCTGACCTCCGCCCGATCGCCGCGCCGTTCGTCGCTCTCGGCCCGTCCGGTGTGGCGGTACGTACCCGGCTGGGGGACCTCACACCCGCGGATGAGAAGGTTCTGCGCCTGGTGGGGGCGCACCTGGGCTCGCTCGCCTCGAAGGACCTCAAAGCGCGTTGCACCGACGGTTTGGAGCACTCCACCGAGTCATGGGCGGTCCGTAAGCGGGACCTGACGGCCGAGTCGTCGTCCAGGTGGGCCGGGTCGATCACGAAGGCCACGCATGACCAGTGGGCGCTCGCCCGGCGCGGCCAGGCCGCGCAACTCCAGTCCCTCCAAGCCGGTATCACGACGATCCGGCACCGGCTGTCGCTGCCGGTCGGACAGAAGGGCACCAAGCGGACTCCGGGCGGCTACAGCTCCGCGCACGAGTGGTTTAACAAAGCGCGCCGCCTGCATGTGCTGGAGGACCGGCTCGACCGGGTTCGGGCCGACCGGGAAGCGGGCCGGGTGCACGTCGTGCGTGGCGGTAAACGTCTGCTGGGCACCCGTAACAACCTCGACAAGGCGCAGCTCACCGAGGCCGAGTGGCGTGAGCGGTGGGCAGCGGGGCGCTGGTTCCTCCAGGCGGACGGCGAGTCGGGGAAAAGGTTCGGCAACGAGACGATCCGCATCACGCCCGAGGGCGAAGTGTCGATCAAGCTCCCGGCCCGGCTCTGCGACCTGGCGAACGCCAAGCACGGCCGGTACGTACTCGCTGGAACGGCGCGGTTCCCCCACCGGGGGAAGGAGTGGGCCGACCGCGTGGAGGCCAACCGGGCCGTGGCCTACCGCATCCACTACGACACGGGACGCGGGCGCTGGTACGTGGACGCCTCCTGGCAGATCCCTCCCACCAAGACCATCCCACTCGAAGCCGCCCTCGCCAACGGCGTGATCGGCGTGGACACCAACGCCGACCACCTCGCCGCATGGCGCCTCGACACTCACGGTAACCCGGCTGGCCGGCCGCGCCGGTTCTTCTTCGACCTGTCTCAAGGCGCCCAGCACCGCGACGCCCAGGTACGGCACGCCCTCACGCGGCTGCTGAACTGGGCCAAGACCTGCGGCGTCAAGGCCATCGCGGTCGAAGACCTCGACTTCCAGACCGAGAAAACCAGAGAGAAGCACGGGCGCAAGCGCCGATTCCGGCAGCTCATCTCCGGCATGCCGACCGGCAAGCTCCGCGCCCGGCTGACCTCCATGGCCGACGCCACAGGTATCGCGATCATCGCGGTGGACCCGGCCTACACCAGCAAGTGGGGCGCCCAGCACTGGCAAAAGCCGATGGCCGGCCCCACCCGTAAGACCACCCGGCACGATGCAGCGAGCATCGCGATCGGACGACGCGCCCAGGGACACCCGATCCGGCGACGGACGACACCGCCCCGTGCACACCAGAGCGATGTGCACGGGCATCGGACCATCCAGGCCGACCGGTGTGCCCCTGGGCGTGAGGGACCCCGCCCCCGCATCCCCGGACCACGGACACGATCCGTGCCGCCGGACGCGGCGAGTACGCGGGCAACCAGGACATCCAAAACCGTTCGGGGTGTCCGCAGTGACCAGGTATGGGTCCAAGACTCACTCCTGCTCACTGATTAG
- a CDS encoding IS607 family transposase, whose protein sequence is MNLTEWAKTQGVHPQTAYRWFREGTLPVPAQRVGPRTILVNIDANTTPEAIGGLGLYARVSSHDQKTDLERQVARLSAWAVNAGHRVVRVEAEIASGMNGCRSKARRLLADPNVTTVVVEHKGRLGRMNVELVEAALSATGRRLLVVDDGEVEDDLVRDMVEVLTSLCARLYGRRSAKNRARKALEAAEHG, encoded by the coding sequence GTGAATCTGACGGAATGGGCGAAGACGCAGGGCGTGCATCCGCAGACCGCGTATCGCTGGTTCCGTGAGGGGACGTTGCCGGTACCGGCTCAGCGGGTCGGGCCGCGCACGATCCTGGTGAACATCGACGCGAACACCACGCCCGAGGCCATCGGTGGTCTGGGCCTGTATGCCCGCGTGTCCTCGCACGATCAGAAGACCGATCTGGAACGCCAGGTCGCTCGGCTGTCGGCGTGGGCGGTGAACGCCGGTCACCGAGTCGTTCGTGTTGAGGCGGAGATCGCTTCCGGGATGAACGGCTGCCGTTCGAAGGCTCGACGTCTGCTGGCCGACCCGAACGTGACCACCGTGGTGGTGGAGCATAAGGGCCGGCTCGGCCGGATGAACGTCGAACTTGTCGAGGCCGCCTTGTCCGCGACGGGCCGTCGCCTGCTGGTGGTGGACGACGGCGAGGTCGAAGACGACCTGGTGCGGGACATGGTGGAGGTACTGACGTCGTTGTGCGCCCGTCTGTACGGGCGCAGGTCGGCGAAGAACCGCGCCCGCAAGGCACTGGAAGCGGCCGAACATGGCTGA